TCCGGACGCACGGCATAGCTCTGGGTGCGTCGCGAGGTGTAGGTGCCGGTATAGGTGGTGCCGTCGTTGCGGGCCTCGGCCACCAGCACGGCCTCCAGCCGCGCGCTGCCGACCAGCGGTGGGCTGTCGCCGCGCTCGTAGCCCAGGTGGGCCAGGGTCAGGGTCAGGCTGGGGCGGTTCGGTGCGGTCTCCCGGGTCGGGGAGAAGCCCATCTCCTGCACGGCCCGCTCGGCCTCGGCCTGCAGGCGGGGTTCCAGGGTCGCCGGGTCGACGATGATCACCGCGGTGGACATGGCGCTGCCGCTGCGGGTGCCGATCACCGCCTCGTCGCGGCTGTCCTCGGCGGTCACCGTCACGGCCTGGCCCTGGCCGGTGACGGGTACGGCGACGGTGCGCTTGGGGGCGGGCTGCAGGTAGTGGGGGCCGGCGCAGCCGGCGAGCCAGCCGGTAGCCAGCAGGATCATCGAGGCGAGCAGGAGGTGGCGTGGCATGGGCAGACCCCTAGAAGCGGATGAGCCTCGAGTATATCGTCCCCGTGCCGCGGCCTGCAGCATTGGGCAGGCCGGCTTACACTGCAAGCATCATCACAGGAAAGTCGTCATGATCCGAGCCGCCACACCGGAGGATATGCCGGCCATCGTCGACATCTGGCAGCGTGCCTCCCGCCTGGCCCATCCCTTCCTGGACGAGGAGATCCGGGCCGCCCGTGCCGAAGAGATGACCCGAGAGTGCCTGCCCGACTGCCGGATCCAGGTGCTGGACGCCGGTGGTCGGGTGGTCGGCTTCGCGGCCATGCGCAGCGAGCACCTCGAGGCGCTGTTCGTGGATCCCAAGGCCCAGGGCTACGGGCATGGCTCGGAGCTGATGGCCCACGTCATGGCGCTCAGCGAGCGCATCACCCTGCGGGTCTTCTCGCGCAACGTACGCGCGGTCTCCTTCTACCGTCGGCTGGGGTTCCATGCCTACCTGGAAACCGAGGATCCGGCCAGCGGCGAGCCCGAGACCCTGATGGTCTGGACCCGTCGCCGGAGCTGCCGCGGCCGCGCCTGAGCCCCGCCCCGACCAGGAGAGGAGCCGTTCCGGCTAGAGTCCCATGGCCGAGGAGGTGGAGCGGCGCGGATCCGCCCCGCCGTAGAAGCGGCCATTCTCGATCACGATCGACTGGGCGGCGCCCATCGCCGCTTGCCGGCTGATGGTGTGGCCCTTGCCCTCCAGCAGCGCGAGGGTGTCGGGGCTGTAGCCGGCCTCGATGCGCAGCTCGTCGGGCAGCCACTGGTGGTGGATGCGCGGGGCACTGACCGCCGACTGGATGTTCATGTCGTGGTCGATGACGTTCATCAGCACCTGCAGGGTGGTGGTGATGATCCGCGAGCCGCCGGGGCTACCGGTGATCAGGAAGTTCTCCCCGTCGCGCTTGACGATGGTCGGCGTCATCGACGACAGCATGCGCTTGCCCGGCTCGATCTTGTTGGCCTCGCCGCCGATCAGGCCATAGGCGTTGGGGACGCCGGGCTTGGCGGAGAAGTCGTCCATCTCGTTGTTGAGCAGAAAGCCGGCCCCTGCCACGGCGATGCCCGAGCCATAGCTGAAGTTGATGGTGTAGGTGTTGGAGACCGCCAGGCCGTCGTCGTCGGCGATGGAGAAGTGGGTGGTCTCGTTGGACTCGTAGGGCAGCGGGTTGCCCGGCGCGATCTCCTCGCTCGGGGTGGCCCGGTCCATGGCGATCTGGGCGCGCAGCTCGTCGGCATAGCCCTCGGAGGTGATGCCCGCGAGGGGAACCTCGACGAAGTCGGTGTCGCCCAGGTACTCCGAGCGGTCGGCATAGGCACGCTTCATCGCCTCGGCCATCACGTGGATGGTGTTGGCCGCGCCGAAGCCCATCTGGCCGATGTCATAGGCCTCGAGGATGTTGAGCATCTGCACGATATGGGCCCCGCCGGAGGAGGGCGGGCTCATGGCGTAGACGTCGTAGCCGCGGTAGTTGCCGTGACTCGGCTCGCGGATCACCGGCTGGTAGCCGGCCAGGTCCTCGAGGGTGATCAGGCCGTCGTGGCGTTCCATCTCGGCGGCGATCAGCTCGGCGGTCTCGCCCTCGTAGAACTCCCGGGGGCCCTGTTCGGCGATGCGCCTGAGGGTCGCCGCGAGGTCCGGCTGGCGGAAGGTGTCCCCCACGTCGTAGGGGCTGCCGTCCTCCTTGAAGAACATCGCCCGGGTCGAGTCCCACTTGGTCAGTCGCTCGCTGGCCTCGCTCACGCCATCGACGAAGCGCTGCGGGACCGCGAAACCGTCCTCGGCCAGGCGGATCGCCGGGGCCAGTGCCTCGGCCAGGCTCAGGGTGCCGTACTTCTCCAGGGCCAGCGACAGGCCGGCCACGGTGCCGGGCACCCCGGCCGCCCGGTGGGTGAAGCGCGACCACTCGGAGACGGCGTTGCCGTCCTCGTCCTGGAACATGGTCTCGGTGGCGGCGGCCGGGGCGGTCTCCCGGTAGTCGATGGCGATGACCTCGCCGCTCTCCTCGTCGGAGATCAGCATGAAGCCGCCGCCGCCGATGTTGCCCGAGCGGGGCTGGGTGACCGCCAGGGCGAAGCCGGCGGTCACGGCGGCGTCCACGGCGTTGCCGCCCGCGGCGAGGACCTCGCGGGCGACCTGGGAGGCCAGGAAGTGGCTGGTGGCCACCATGCCCCGGGACCCTTCCTCGGGGTGGAAGCGCTCCCCCTCGAGGATCGCCGGCTGGGCGAGCAGGGGCGGGGCGCAGAGCAGGCTACCGGCGAGCAGGGCGGCGCCCAGGGGGCGGGTAAGACGGTGGGACATCAGGACATCTCCTTGTCGCGGATGGGGCACGACTGATCACTATCGACCGGGAACGGCGATCCCGCAAGGCACACGAGGGGCCCCCGAATGCTGTTAGAATGCCGCCCATCGTGCCCATCGACTCTTACAGGACCCGATCGTCGCCATGACCGACTCCCGACCCGATTTCCAGATCGCCCCCTCGATCCTCTCCGCCGACTTCGCCCGTCTCGGTGAGGAGGTCGACGACGTGCTCGCCTCCGGCGCGGACATCGTCCACTTCGACGTGATGGACAACCACTATGTCCCCAACCTGACCATCGGCCCCATGGTCTGCGAGGCCCTGCGCAAGCATGGCGTGACCGCGCCCATCGACGCCCACCTGATGGTCAGGCCGGTGGATCGGCTGATCGGCGACTTCATCCATGCCGGCGCCACCTACATCACCTTCCATCCCGAGGCCTCCGAGCACATCGACCGCTCCCTGCAGCTGATCCGCGACGGCGGTTGCAAGGCGGGGCTGGTGTTCAACCCGGCCACGCCGCTGTCCTTCCTCGACCACGTGATGGACAAGGTCGACATGGTGCTGCTGATGAGCGTCAACCCCGGCTTCGGGGGACAGTCGTTCATTCCCGGGACCCTGGACAAGCTGCGCGAGGCGCGCCGCCGCATCGATGCCTCGGGCCGCGATATCCGCCTGGAGATCGACGGTGGCGTCAAGGTGGACAACATCGCCGAGATCGCCCGGGCCGGGGCGGACACCTTCGTGGCCGGCTCGGCGGTGTTCAAGGCGCGCAATCCCGTCGACCCGCACCGCTACGACAGCGTCATCCGCGACTTCCGTCGGGCTCTGGCCGAGGTCTGAGGATGGCCGGGACGGCGCCAGCGGACTGGCATCTCTACGTGATCGAG
The Halomonas sp. M4R1S46 DNA segment above includes these coding regions:
- a CDS encoding YajG family lipoprotein, whose translation is MPRHLLLASMILLATGWLAGCAGPHYLQPAPKRTVAVPVTGQGQAVTVTAEDSRDEAVIGTRSGSAMSTAVIIVDPATLEPRLQAEAERAVQEMGFSPTRETAPNRPSLTLTLAHLGYERGDSPPLVGSARLEAVLVAEARNDGTTYTGTYTSRRTQSYAVRPDQETNLEMIQGLLSDGLDRAFKDPELGRLLAR
- a CDS encoding GNAT family N-acetyltransferase; this translates as MIRAATPEDMPAIVDIWQRASRLAHPFLDEEIRAARAEEMTRECLPDCRIQVLDAGGRVVGFAAMRSEHLEALFVDPKAQGYGHGSELMAHVMALSERITLRVFSRNVRAVSFYRRLGFHAYLETEDPASGEPETLMVWTRRRSCRGRA
- the ggt gene encoding gamma-glutamyltransferase translates to MSHRLTRPLGAALLAGSLLCAPPLLAQPAILEGERFHPEEGSRGMVATSHFLASQVAREVLAAGGNAVDAAVTAGFALAVTQPRSGNIGGGGFMLISDEESGEVIAIDYRETAPAAATETMFQDEDGNAVSEWSRFTHRAAGVPGTVAGLSLALEKYGTLSLAEALAPAIRLAEDGFAVPQRFVDGVSEASERLTKWDSTRAMFFKEDGSPYDVGDTFRQPDLAATLRRIAEQGPREFYEGETAELIAAEMERHDGLITLEDLAGYQPVIREPSHGNYRGYDVYAMSPPSSGGAHIVQMLNILEAYDIGQMGFGAANTIHVMAEAMKRAYADRSEYLGDTDFVEVPLAGITSEGYADELRAQIAMDRATPSEEIAPGNPLPYESNETTHFSIADDDGLAVSNTYTINFSYGSGIAVAGAGFLLNNEMDDFSAKPGVPNAYGLIGGEANKIEPGKRMLSSMTPTIVKRDGENFLITGSPGGSRIITTTLQVLMNVIDHDMNIQSAVSAPRIHHQWLPDELRIEAGYSPDTLALLEGKGHTISRQAAMGAAQSIVIENGRFYGGADPRRSTSSAMGL
- the rpe gene encoding ribulose-phosphate 3-epimerase codes for the protein MTDSRPDFQIAPSILSADFARLGEEVDDVLASGADIVHFDVMDNHYVPNLTIGPMVCEALRKHGVTAPIDAHLMVRPVDRLIGDFIHAGATYITFHPEASEHIDRSLQLIRDGGCKAGLVFNPATPLSFLDHVMDKVDMVLLMSVNPGFGGQSFIPGTLDKLREARRRIDASGRDIRLEIDGGVKVDNIAEIARAGADTFVAGSAVFKARNPVDPHRYDSVIRDFRRALAEV